The Rhodothermales bacterium sequence GAGGGACGAATAGCCGGACCTGAGATCTCGCCGAATGAGAGAAAGGGACGGTCGAAATCGACAGGCGCGGCAAGGGAATCGCGTGTCAACCACGCGTGAGTCCCAATACCAACTGCTTCACGAACTGTCCCGGGTCCTGGCAGCGCCCGCGCCACCGCAGCCGTACCCACTCCGCTCTCATAACACGAACTCATCACAATCTTAACCCCTGCGGCACGTCCCGCTTCCACGAGTTGCCGGGTACGACGACCTAGAATAGTCGGCTTCAACACGAGCGCCGCGATGAAGTCAGGAAGTTCGAACACCGACACGGCATCCCAGTCCCTGATCGTCTCGTCGAACGCGATTGCGAGGCCGGTTTCCTTTGCGAGTTGCCTGCTGCGTGCAGGATCGGCCAGCGGTTCTTCTACAAACTCGACGTCCGCCGACTCGATGCCACTCGCAAAACGAACAGCATCCGACCAGGTCCATGCCCGGTTTGCGTCGATCCGGATCTTGACCCGCGTCCCGGTCAATTCCCGCACCGATGTTACAAGTCCGATATCGTCGTCGACGGAGCCCCGGCCAACCTTCAGTTTCATGGAGACAAAACCGCGGTCGACAAGAGACTTCGCCTGTCTGAGCACCTGCGCCCGCTC is a genomic window containing:
- the menC gene encoding o-succinylbenzoate synthase yields the protein GRTGWGEAAPLESFSTESLDEVEAAARSLVRSVGRHHETSSIDDDVPAALHHLAAGLPSLEFALDTAVESLTSVDLDPNARVYTTGLLQGERAQVLRQAKSLVDRGFVSMKLKVGRGSVDDDIGLVTSVRELTGTRVKIRIDANRAWTWSDAVRFASGIESADVEFVEEPLADPARSRQLAKETGLAIAFDETIRDWDAVSVFELPDFIAALVLKPTILGRRTRQLVEAGRAAGVKIVMSSCYESGVGTAAVARALPGPGTVREAVGIGTHAWLTRDSLAAPVDFDRPFLSFGEISGPAIRPSEDLLQPIEIQ